The sequence TGGTCTAAACAGAAGAACGGTATCAAAAAGACTGAAAGAGGAGGATTTAAAACCGTATTCCAAAAGAAGCTACCCCTCAAAGCTTGATGGTTACAAAGATTATATAAGGACAAGGATTAATCAAGCCTATCCAGATAGGATTCCTTCTACTGTCGTTTTAAGAGAGATAGCTGATATGGGATACACAGGGAGTCTAAGAACACTTCAGAAATACACAAAAACCATCTACGATAGTATTGACCCAAAAAGAGGTAAAAACAGTGAGGAAATAATTAGGTTTGAAACCGAAAAAGGCTTTCAAGCTCAGGTTGATTGGACAACCATTAGGTCAGGTCAAAAGCCCATTTATGCATTTGTTATGGTTTTAGGTTATTCAAGAGCAGCTTTTGTTTATTTTACAGATAACATGCGACAGGACATATTTCAGTCCTGCCACATTAAAGCGTTCGACTACTTTGGTGGAATACCAAAGACCATACTGTATGATAACCTAAAATCCGTTGTAATTCAAAGGGATAAATAGGGACAAAACAGACACGGAATAAACGATGAGTTTCTTGATTTCTCAAAGGGCTTGTTTGTACCGAAACTCTGTAAACCATATAAGGCAAAGACAAAGGGGAAGGTAGAAAGGTTTAATTCATATCTGAAGAACAATTTCTACAAGCCTTTGAGGGCAAAGCTAAAGAACTCTGGTTTGGAGATAACCCCTGATCTTCTAAACTCATACATCTTCTCCTGGCTTGAGATGGCAAACAACAGAATACATGCAACAACAAAGAGAAGACCTTTTAATATGCTGAAAGAGGAGTATGGGTTTTTGACAAAGATACCGGATGGTCTGATTGCCAAAAGTGGGGATAGAAATGACCATAAAATCACTGAAGCCATTGAAAAGACAAACAGAACCTACTCTGATATCGATATCTCATACTACACAAATATAGATGAATACGAAAGGCTCTTGCTTGGGGAGAGCAGTAATGGTTAAGACAAGGATAGAGGAATACTGCAAGAAATTAAAATTAAGCGGTATTCTAACTGCCTATAGCTCTTTATCTGATAGAGCTGCAAAAGAGAATCTCTCCTTCTCCGAATTCCTGTTCCTTCTGCTTGAATCTGAATATGAGACAAGAAACGAAAGGTCAAAACAGACAATCCTAAAGTTTGCAGGGTTTCCAAAGATAAAGACAATAGATACATTTGACTTTTCTTTTTCATCTTTGGATAAAACACTGATAAATGAAATACTAACAATGCGGTTTGTTGATGAAACAAAAAACATACTCCTGATTGGACCGTCAGGCACTGGAAAGACACACCTTGCTATAGCCATAGGCTATGCTGCTGCACAGCATAGAATAAAGACAAAGTTCATAACAATGGCTGACCTTGCAATCACATTGGAGGCAGCAGAAACACAGAACAGATTGGATTCATACATAAAGAAGGTGATAAACTCCGCAAGATTACTTATTATCGATGAATTTGGGTATTTCAAGCTCAATGAGAAACAGTCCAATCTGTTATTCCAGATAGTAAACAAGAAGTATGAAACGGGGTCTATTATAATAACCACTAACCTGTCATTTATTAGATGGAAGGAGGTTTTGAACAATGATGAAGGTTTAACTACCGCTATACTGGATAGGTTAATA comes from Hippea maritima DSM 10411 and encodes:
- the istA gene encoding IS21 family transposase; its protein translation is MISKEEFVVIHTLHSQGLSIRQISKILGLNRRTVSKRLKEEDLKPYSKRSYPSKLDGYKDYIRTRINQAYPDRIPSTVVLREIADMGYTGSLRTLQKYTKTIYDSIDPKRGKNSEEIIRFETEKGFQAQVDWTTIRSGQKPIYAFVMVLGYSRAAFVYFTDNMRQDIFQSCHIKAFDYFGGIPKTILYDNLKSVVIQRDK
- a CDS encoding transposase; the protein is MFVPKLCKPYKAKTKGKVERFNSYLKNNFYKPLRAKLKNSGLEITPDLLNSYIFSWLEMANNRIHATTKRRPFNMLKEEYGFLTKIPDGLIAKSGDRNDHKITEAIEKTNRTYSDIDISYYTNIDEYERLLLGESSNG
- the istB gene encoding IS21-like element helper ATPase IstB; protein product: MVKTRIEEYCKKLKLSGILTAYSSLSDRAAKENLSFSEFLFLLLESEYETRNERSKQTILKFAGFPKIKTIDTFDFSFSSLDKTLINEILTMRFVDETKNILLIGPSGTGKTHLAIAIGYAAAQHRIKTKFITMADLAITLEAAETQNRLDSYIKKVINSARLLIIDEFGYFKLNEKQSNLLFQIVNKKYETGSIIITTNLSFIRWKEVLNNDEGLTTAILDRLIHHSYIINIKGESYRLRQKKKAGLLDFNPNSQGF